In one window of Chryseobacterium viscerum DNA:
- a CDS encoding GNAT family N-acetyltransferase, producing MITIRQEEKKDHHQVFQLTEEAFREMEHSDHQEQFLVGKLRRSEAFIPELSLVAEDENGTIAGHILFTKIKIVNDNASFDSLALAPVSVKPEFQNQGIGAKLILQGHHIAQELGYESVILIGHEKYYPRFGYKKTSNFGISFPFDIPEENGMAAELVKDGLKDKKGVVKYPQEFGID from the coding sequence ATGATTACCATAAGACAGGAAGAGAAAAAAGATCATCATCAGGTCTTTCAACTTACGGAAGAGGCCTTTAGAGAAATGGAACACAGTGATCATCAGGAGCAGTTTCTGGTGGGAAAATTAAGAAGATCTGAAGCATTTATCCCGGAATTATCATTAGTGGCAGAAGATGAAAACGGAACAATTGCAGGGCATATTCTGTTTACAAAAATTAAAATTGTTAATGATAACGCATCTTTTGATTCCCTTGCATTGGCCCCTGTTTCCGTAAAACCTGAATTTCAGAATCAGGGAATCGGTGCGAAATTGATTCTTCAGGGACATCATATTGCTCAAGAGCTGGGATATGAATCGGTAATACTTATAGGGCACGAAAAATATTATCCACGCTTTGGTTACAAAAAAACAAGTAATTTTGGGATTTCTTTTCCATTCGATATTCCGGAAGAAAACGGAATGGCTGCAGAATTGGTAAAAGATGGATTAAAAGATAAAAAAGGAGTGGTGAAATACCCTCAGGAATTTGGAATAGACTAA
- the nadE gene encoding NAD(+) synthase, whose amino-acid sequence MQTQKVIDHIVSWLKDYATKAKVNGYVIGVSGGVDSGVVSTLAAMTGLKTLLIEMPIRQKADQVDRAKDHMNDLKSRFPNVETMSVDLTPAFEELYKTFDVKDDLFPNEKLAFANTRARLRMLTLYYYGQINGLLVGGTGNKVEDFGIGFYTKYGDGGVDVSPIADLYKTEVYELARGLNLIKSIQEAIPTDGLWDVDRTDEQQIGATYPELEKIQKEYGTKTADDYEGRDKEVFQIFDRMHKAAKHKMDPIPVCDIPEEWRA is encoded by the coding sequence ATGCAGACACAAAAAGTGATAGATCATATTGTAAGCTGGTTAAAAGATTATGCCACAAAAGCAAAAGTGAATGGATATGTAATTGGAGTTTCAGGAGGAGTAGATTCAGGGGTTGTTTCTACATTGGCAGCAATGACAGGCCTGAAAACATTACTGATCGAAATGCCGATCCGTCAGAAAGCTGATCAGGTAGACCGTGCAAAAGATCATATGAATGACCTTAAATCCAGATTCCCCAACGTTGAAACAATGTCTGTAGATCTGACGCCTGCTTTTGAGGAGCTGTACAAAACTTTCGATGTAAAAGATGATCTGTTTCCTAACGAGAAACTGGCATTTGCCAACACAAGAGCCCGCTTGAGAATGCTTACCCTGTATTATTATGGACAGATAAATGGCCTTTTGGTAGGGGGAACCGGAAATAAGGTGGAAGATTTCGGGATAGGATTTTATACAAAATATGGAGATGGCGGAGTAGATGTCTCTCCCATTGCTGACCTTTATAAAACTGAAGTATATGAACTTGCCAGAGGGTTGAATCTGATCAAAAGTATTCAGGAAGCAATTCCTACAGATGGACTTTGGGATGTAGACAGAACAGACGAGCAGCAGATTGGTGCTACGTATCCGGAACTGGAGAAAATCCAGAAAGAATACGGAACCAAAACGGCTGATGACTACGAAGGAAGAGATAAAGAAGTTTTTCAGATCTTCGACAGAATGCATAAAGCTGCAAAACACAAAATGGACCCTATTCCTGTTTGTGATATTCCTGAAGAGTGGAGAGCATAA
- a CDS encoding ribonuclease domain-containing protein: MNGKIRSLFFICLGLLFGMAVMYVYRNFIEDKKDQTGPVKKETVNYSSTTPDGASNNGNSSAQVSIDQLTEEKTVISYVKQNHKLPDYYITKNEARKQGWNPSKGNLCDVLPGKAIGGDKFGNREGRLPDGEKYFEADVNYHCGGRNADRIIYTQNGDVYLTKNHYKSFEKQ, translated from the coding sequence ATGAACGGTAAAATAAGATCCCTGTTTTTTATTTGTCTGGGACTCCTTTTCGGAATGGCTGTAATGTATGTTTACAGAAATTTTATTGAAGATAAAAAAGATCAGACAGGTCCTGTAAAAAAGGAAACGGTGAACTATAGCAGTACCACCCCGGATGGTGCATCCAATAATGGGAATTCATCTGCTCAGGTTTCTATAGATCAGCTTACAGAGGAAAAAACGGTGATCAGCTATGTGAAACAGAATCATAAACTTCCGGATTATTATATCACTAAAAATGAAGCGAGAAAACAGGGGTGGAATCCTTCCAAAGGAAATCTTTGTGACGTACTTCCCGGAAAAGCTATTGGCGGAGATAAATTCGGAAACAGAGAAGGTCGTTTGCCGGATGGAGAAAAATATTTTGAAGCAGATGTAAACTATCATTGTGGCGGAAGAAATGCTGATCGTATCATTTACACTCAGAATGGTGACGTATATCTTACCAAAAACCATTATAAAAGCTTTGAAAAACAATAA
- a CDS encoding Zn-dependent protease: MKNIRFFYFLIVLLLAYSCSEKKNIAKEKIEKPAVTILIQPFKDIKQETVAKVAEGIEKVYPNVKVQNAIDFPENTYYKGRNRYRADSIIKFLNKETKEGFVTIGLTSKDISATRGKIKDFGIMGLGYRPGKACVASNFRLSKENRDEQFYKIAIHELGHTQGLPHCPEKMCFMRDAEGKNPTNEETDFCKKCKTFLINKKWKFSSI; this comes from the coding sequence TTGAAGAATATTAGATTTTTTTACTTTTTAATTGTTTTGCTTCTGGCATACTCATGTTCGGAAAAGAAGAATATTGCAAAAGAAAAAATAGAAAAGCCAGCCGTAACAATACTCATACAACCATTTAAAGATATTAAACAGGAAACTGTAGCAAAAGTAGCTGAAGGAATAGAAAAAGTATACCCGAATGTAAAAGTTCAGAATGCCATAGATTTTCCTGAAAATACTTATTATAAAGGAAGAAACCGATATAGAGCAGATTCAATCATTAAGTTTTTAAATAAGGAAACAAAAGAAGGATTTGTTACAATTGGTCTGACTTCAAAAGACATCAGCGCCACCAGAGGAAAGATAAAAGACTTTGGAATCATGGGATTGGGGTATAGACCTGGGAAAGCTTGTGTAGCTTCAAATTTCAGACTGAGCAAAGAAAATCGGGATGAGCAGTTTTACAAAATAGCTATTCATGAATTAGGTCATACTCAGGGGCTGCCACATTGCCCCGAAAAAATGTGCTTTATGAGAGATGCAGAAGGTAAGAATCCAACCAATGAAGAAACGGATTTCTGCAAAAAATGCAAAACTTTTTTAATCAATAAAAAATGGAAATTTAGTTCAATATGA
- a CDS encoding barstar family protein, translating to MKTIYIDFTDIGDYEDFYTQLKEKIQLPEHFGDNLDALFDTITGDVEMPLHLEFVNMTVDQLEIFEDLLTTLEDAEEEVEDFSFSYYLEQYEDEDDDVESEDEE from the coding sequence ATGAAGACAATATATATAGATTTTACAGACATAGGTGACTATGAAGATTTTTACACCCAGCTAAAGGAAAAAATTCAGCTTCCTGAGCATTTCGGTGATAATCTTGATGCACTTTTTGATACCATCACCGGAGATGTGGAAATGCCGCTCCATTTAGAATTCGTAAACATGACTGTAGATCAGCTAGAAATTTTCGAAGATCTTCTTACAACACTTGAAGATGCGGAAGAAGAAGTTGAAGACTTTAGCTTTAGCTATTATCTTGAGCAGTACGAAGACGAAGATGATGATGTGGAATCTGAGGACGAAGAATAG
- a CDS encoding cytidine deaminase: MKKDIQISYEYFKNSSELSDIENKLFARAKEARENAYAPYSQFLVGCSVLLENGEIYSGNNQENAAYPSGLCAERTTVFWVAANFPNVKIKKIFVVGGPKEFHEKNPPIPPCGACRQSLIEYETKQNEDIDLYFSSMNEEVVKVRAVKDLLPFYFDSTFL, translated from the coding sequence ATGAAAAAAGACATACAGATCAGTTATGAATATTTTAAAAATAGCAGTGAACTGAGCGATATAGAAAATAAATTATTTGCAAGAGCCAAAGAGGCTCGTGAGAATGCTTATGCACCCTATTCTCAATTTTTGGTAGGATGTTCCGTATTATTGGAAAACGGAGAAATCTATTCCGGGAACAACCAGGAAAATGCAGCCTACCCATCCGGACTCTGTGCGGAAAGAACGACTGTTTTTTGGGTAGCAGCCAATTTTCCGAATGTGAAAATAAAAAAGATCTTCGTTGTAGGTGGTCCTAAAGAATTTCATGAAAAGAACCCTCCGATTCCTCCTTGTGGAGCTTGTCGCCAGAGTTTAATAGAGTATGAAACCAAACAAAATGAAGATATAGACCTTTATTTTTCAAGTATGAATGAAGAGGTTGTAAAAGTGCGTGCGGTGAAGGATCTGCTTCCTTTTTATTTTGATTCTACGTTTTTGTAA
- the namA gene encoding NADPH dehydrogenase NamA — translation MLYTPIKFRNVELKNRWVMSPMCMYSCENGEANDFHFVHYGSRSQGGTGLLIVEATGVEPKGRITNHCMGIWNDVQAEKLQRIVEFVHKNSESKIGIQLAHAGRKGSTWNNLQISVEEGWETVAPSPIPYHPTERIPHTLTTDEVKEQVQNFKKAARRAVKAGFDIIEIHGAHGYLIHQFLSPLSNIRTDEYGGSFENRIRFLIEIVDAVNGELSENTALFVRISGTEYAENGWDIQSSAELAKILKQHAVDLVDVSSGGNIHGAKISVFDGYQVPFSSQVRKEAGVKTGAVGLITKVEQAEEILQKGDADLVFVAREILRNPYIAVQGSFEMKEDCFFPHQYTRAKISS, via the coding sequence ATGTTATATACACCAATAAAATTCAGAAATGTAGAGTTAAAAAACAGATGGGTAATGTCCCCCATGTGTATGTATTCATGTGAAAACGGAGAAGCCAATGACTTCCATTTTGTACATTACGGAAGCAGATCGCAGGGTGGTACAGGGTTATTGATTGTAGAAGCTACAGGAGTAGAACCCAAAGGAAGAATTACCAATCACTGCATGGGAATCTGGAATGATGTACAGGCAGAGAAGCTGCAAAGAATTGTAGAATTTGTGCATAAAAATTCAGAAAGTAAAATAGGAATTCAGCTGGCTCATGCCGGAAGAAAAGGTTCAACATGGAATAACCTGCAGATTTCTGTGGAAGAAGGCTGGGAAACCGTTGCACCAAGCCCTATTCCTTATCATCCTACAGAAAGAATTCCGCATACATTAACGACAGATGAGGTTAAAGAACAGGTTCAGAATTTTAAAAAAGCGGCAAGAAGAGCTGTAAAAGCTGGCTTTGATATTATTGAAATTCATGGGGCACACGGATATCTGATCCATCAGTTCCTGTCACCACTATCCAATATCAGAACAGATGAATACGGTGGAAGCTTTGAAAACAGGATCAGATTTCTGATTGAAATTGTAGACGCTGTTAATGGGGAATTGAGTGAAAATACAGCTCTTTTTGTAAGAATTTCCGGAACGGAGTATGCAGAGAACGGATGGGACATTCAAAGCAGTGCAGAACTGGCAAAAATTTTAAAACAACACGCTGTAGACCTTGTGGATGTATCCAGTGGAGGAAATATTCATGGCGCAAAAATTTCGGTTTTTGACGGCTACCAGGTTCCTTTTTCATCACAGGTGAGAAAGGAAGCAGGTGTAAAGACAGGAGCAGTAGGATTGATAACCAAAGTGGAGCAGGCTGAGGAAATTCTTCAGAAAGGCGATGCCGATCTTGTTTTTGTGGCAAGAGAAATTCTTAGAAATCCATATATTGCCGTTCAGGGGTCTTTTGAAATGAAAGAAGACTGTTTTTTCCCACATCAGTATACCAGAGCTAAAATCTCTTCTTAG
- a CDS encoding DUF2752 domain-containing protein has translation MDIEDFMLTCPSKKFLGVECLGCGAQRAIVLVFEGKFSEAFQMYPAVYTLLLFFLILGLSFIDKKRKYSNILMIMVVINLIIMIIGYTYKHY, from the coding sequence ATGGATATCGAAGATTTCATGCTTACCTGCCCCAGTAAAAAATTCCTTGGGGTAGAATGCCTGGGATGTGGTGCCCAGAGAGCAATTGTACTGGTATTTGAAGGAAAGTTTTCTGAAGCTTTTCAAATGTATCCTGCGGTGTATACTTTATTGCTGTTCTTTCTTATTCTTGGTTTGAGTTTTATAGATAAAAAAAGAAAATATAGTAATATTTTAATGATTATGGTTGTAATTAATCTTATTATCATGATTATTGGATACACATATAAACATTATTAA
- the tssD gene encoding type VI secretion system tube protein TssD: protein MAGNSRGILKFNGGEGQKLLKLNYSVSRSTDISGRVASDPSNALIKVTIEATEKSDVLESLLNSKYKPTNGEINFNKSHEEGTLISLKWENGYVIQHEVDFDAVDSNNMLISFVVSAESITYGNSSYDGLWPMS from the coding sequence ATGGCAGGAAATTCAAGAGGAATCTTAAAATTCAATGGAGGAGAAGGTCAGAAGTTATTAAAGCTTAACTACAGCGTATCAAGATCTACGGACATTTCAGGACGTGTAGCATCTGATCCGTCAAACGCATTGATTAAAGTAACCATTGAAGCAACAGAAAAATCTGATGTTTTAGAAAGCTTACTAAACAGTAAATATAAACCTACAAACGGAGAAATAAACTTCAATAAATCTCATGAAGAAGGAACACTGATTTCTTTGAAGTGGGAAAACGGATATGTTATCCAGCATGAAGTAGACTTTGATGCAGTAGACAGTAACAACATGCTGATCAGCTTTGTAGTAAGCGCTGAAAGCATTACATATGGAAATTCATCTTATGATGGTCTTTGGCCAATGAGCTAG